The genomic stretch TTGATAGGGTGTGTATGGATCATAATTCAATAGTTCAGCTCTAAACAGTTCAAAAGCAGTAGTTACTGTTAGTGTAATAGTCTCATTACTACCTAAAGCTTTAGGAACAGTAACTTGAATTGCAGGAACCTTTACAACTTGCCCGTTCTTTAACTTGTATGGTACTTGGATTATTTGACTTTGCATTGAAGAAGGTAATTCGTCTAAAGTTAGAATTGGAAATACTCCTTTTTGCCATGGAGTATCTACATAAGAATAAACATTACCATCACTTCCCATAATAGCCTCTAACCATGGATGTGATGAAGAATATTCTTCATTTGATACTGGCATTCTTAAATGCAAGCCTACATTATTACCAGCTGTAGGATCGGTTGGGTCTAAACAATCACCATTTTGAGGATTGGGGTTAACTATTACTAACCATGATAAGTTTGTATAATATCTTAAGAATTCCTCATCAACATGTGGAAATACAGCAGTTTGCGGAATATCACCAAACTGGGGTAATTGAACTACTTGCCCATTTGGAGTCACTGTCTGCATTATTAATTGCCCAGATGAAGGATCATAAGCTGGAGAAACTGGTTGTAACGTTTGCGGGTTAAGAACAGGGCTTCCTTGACCTGTCGATGCTAAATAAGCCTTATATACATAATAATGGAAATCCACTAATGCCCTTATCCATCCCATAGCCAATGCTCCATCAGTAGCTGGATTTATAAACAAATGTTCATCAGAAACTGAATAAAATCCAAATCTTTCTGGGGCTATTGTGACTACCTTACCTCCGTTTTCTCTTATTCTAGCGATAATCCTCCTCATCCAGTTAGGGAAATGATCTCCAGCTAATCCGGCTAATATGAAATATTGGGCCCTTTCTTCATCTGGCCCGGCATATTCCCATACTGGGGCACCTGTTACATAAACTCCAGCAGTATAAACGTTCATTGAACAGAAGCCACCATGTGCTCCAGAATTTGCTGTTCCATAATTACCTGCGAAAAACCCAGCAGTTATTCCAGGGATTAGTTGATCTCTTCCTTGGAAGAAAGCTAAAGCATGCGGATTTTCTTCCCTAATTTTCAATAATCCAGAAAAGTTACCTATTCCTAACTGTTGTGGTGATAAACCTAGTTTACTCCAACTAGATGCATTTGCACCATTTATAATTATATCATAAGCAGTATCATAGTCTATTGCAATCCACTTGCCAGATCCACGATCACTGGCCCTTAACAGCGGAAATCTTAGTCTTGCTGGAGCGAAATAGTAATATACGTCTGAAGCACCTCTTGGACAAACTCCTCCATCATTGATATGCCATCCTATTGTGCCAGTTATAAATCTAGGAAAACCTTGTGGTGTTCTAACAATTTCTAATGAACACCTACCAAGACATTGGAAACAATTACCATAAACTACTTCATCATTAGGGTAATTTAGTGTATAAGTGAAATCTTCCTGGCCTCTGAATACTTTATCTATTACTGAACCACCCTCGAGTAAAATCGCTGTTGTTAAAGCTGTAATACCAGATAGTTTCAGAAAATCTCTTCGCGTTAGTTTTAAATTACTCATTTCAATCGTAATGTTGTTAAATTAACTAATTATTTATACCTTCACTTCAGTTTAGTAATATGTATGATCAGAAATAAAAAATTAGACTAAATCTTCTAGCTCCTTTCTAGTATCTGGATCTAACTTAACAGCTTTAGTTGCAAATTCCTTAGCCTTAGCTAAATCACCCAGTTCTTTCATTACTCTAGCCTTTAACGTGTAATATCTGCCTTTTTCTTCAAGACTAATAGCCTTATCAATAAACATATTAGCATCTTTATGTAAGCCTAGCATATAATAAGAGAGAGCAACGTGATAATACATATCTGCACTAGGGGATAATCGCAATGCGATTTTAAACTCTGCTAAAGCCAATTTATAGAATCCAGTCTCAAAATATATCTTTCCCTTAAGAAAATGAAGATCAACATTATTTTTATCAACGTCCAAAGCTTTATTTATCTCTGATAATGCGTCCATTTTTAGGCCAACGTTATAATAGCACATAGCCTTCATTACTCTAGCCTCAATATTTTTAGGATTCATCGAAATAACGTCATTTAAATAAACTAGAGCATTTTCGTAATCTTCCTTAGAAAAGAGAATCTTAGCTTTTAAAAACTTATAATCGTAACTAATGGGTAAAATATCGAGAGACTTGTCAACATAGTTTAGCGCTTTATTCAAATCCCCTTCTTCAAAATAGTATTGAGCTAATATATAATAAAGTGCATGACTTAAAG from Sulfolobus sp. S-194 encodes the following:
- a CDS encoding tetratricopeptide repeat protein — its product is MNIEELIEQGKYEDAIKELKGDDDDTKLLRGFLLYKLGKYEDAIKEVSSVDRLESYYIKFECYKGLGKKEDAIKSIEEGINKYPLSHALYYILAQYYFEEGDLNKALNYVDKSLDILPISYDYKFLKAKILFSKEDYENALVYLNDVISMNPKNIEARVMKAMCYYNVGLKMDALSEINKALDVDKNNVDLHFLKGKIYFETGFYKLALAEFKIALRLSPSADMYYHVALSYYMLGLHKDANMFIDKAISLEEKGRYYTLKARVMKELGDLAKAKEFATKAVKLDPDTRKELEDLV